TGTGGACCAGCAGCGACTCACTGATCCTCAGGCTGACAAGGTACAAGAGTGTCTTTACACTGATTGACATTCAAGGTGGCTTCAGTCGTCATGGTTGCTCTAGCATTAACAAGTCATTTTAAGAACCAAGGATAATAATTTGCAATTACAATGTTGTTTACTTTATCTGTAGGCAAGAGTCAGGAAAATTGCTCCCAAGATCCTGCAGTTGCTGACTGAGTGGACGGAGACATTTCCCTATGACTTCAGGGATGAGAGGATGATGAAAAGCCTGAAGGAACTAACACATCGTCTGAGCACTGGAGATGAAGTAAGTCTGCCATTTCCAAGTGTTGGAAGATCATTTCAGTGAAAacaatgactttttttattcttGAGGTAATGTCAGCTAAAGGGCAACACCATTTTAAAATACCTGAAAGGTGCAAAGACATTAGCTTATGCCTATAGTACCTCTATTAGCATAGACAGAATAAAACACCTTTGCATAAGTCATGGCATGGCTTCTTTAACATTCAACTGGTTAAGACATAGGATGTAACACATTGGGCAAGAAGAGTGTCAACACCTGAGCAATGGGGGCTGAGATTTCTTTAGTCCTAAAGCACTCTGACAAGAGGAGTGAGAAGAAAGCTGCTTTTGTCTTCACTGGTGATTTCCCACAGgctgcatttaaatttaaatttgattcCAGTAGCGCTGACTCGTTTGTTACCGTGTTACTGGCTTagcattttttttcatcaaagggATTTTTCACCACATTTTGAGATCATCATTCATGCCAAGTTCTATCAGAACTTCCCAGGCACAAAAACCAAAGGCACACTGGTTTTATGTGATTAGATGTTATTTTTTACATCTAGTTATTGTCCTTCCATTGTGGTCACATCATTCTGACATCTTATTGGCCAGAGCTTTGTTTTGAATTTGGATAAAGTTGGCAGCTCTCATCAAGTGTTGTCGTCAAACGTCCCTGTGGGCTTTTTTCTGTCATCCACAGCTGAACAGTCCTCCTGTCATGAACTTTTGTTTTTGATAATGTACAGTGAAATAAAGAGATTTGCTGAAGCTAGCTCTGGTCATCTCACGTGGTTGTTGAGCATTAGTGTAATGACTAACGGCAGGGCGCTAGATAGGATACACCATCAGATCCAAACGAATGAGGTTTCACTAACTGGAAAAGACAAGCATTCATCCTCTAGTGACTTGTGTAGTAAACACGTGTGACCATTGATCTGCTTTATCCTGACCCAGGAGACTGATGACCTTCTGTGGCCCTGCTAAGCTCATAGAGGAAGTGTGCTTCTTGTACCGCCTCTTCAATCTAGTGAAAGGGGCGATAAGATAATAAGACTGCATGTACACTCCAAAAAAACATGGATAACTATAAGTGAGTAAGGGTCAATGACATAGTTGAcctctttatttgaaaataaattaaaatgttattcatgCATACAATAACCTGAATATACCTTATGATGAGCaggtttttaatttctgaattaaaacttaatttttatataaagtcAATGTCAAGATGGTACAGTTGTCTgaatataatgaagaaaaaaagccTCATTAAAGGATGAAATAAAGAAAACCTTAAGCAGTTTAGTGTAATCTTACACTGTGTCAAGGTCAATAAGTCTCAGAAAATGTTTGACCTTTTAGTGACAAGGCAAGGTTAGTTCAGGTTGTATGTGACCCAAAaccatatttaaatgttttccttttaatattattattattattatatatatatattttttataaaatactaaacatgtattcaatgtaaaaaaatttttttttttgatgatgcaTGACATTTTTAGTGCCatttaagggaaaaaaaaatattattatggttattattattttattttctattttttatttttttattattgtataccATTTTACATGTTAGCCATAATGATgatcacattttctttttaacGGTGTGACCACTTAATGTTTTCTATATTCAAaagtcaaaatatctttatgatcTTTACGGATGTAGGCGAGACAAATGAAATCTGTGTTTTGAGTTATGACTGTCTTGTAGATGTGTATCAGTGCATGAAAAGAGCGTCTCATAGAGTGAAGAATGCATTCGTTCATACCCTCAGTGTGTTGACTGTATTATGTAATTCAGTCGCTGTTTTCTCCGCCCATGTGAACGGCATGTACTCGTACATTAATTTTGTTAATGAGTGTCTGTTACTGTGGAACACTGACTCTGCATTGATGGGGGATTCACAGCAGTCAGAGACTCATCGGAGTTAAATGTGgtgtattttcaaatgtaatgacCTGGGTGTGGTGTGTCCAAGCCAGAGTGATCTGTACTCTTAGGTTGTGTCATGTGGATAGCTGTTCCACACTTGTGCCAGGGTTCAAAATGTGGAGGCAGCACACAGGCAGCTTTCTTATTTTTCCACAAGTGAGTTGTCTGATCCGCTGCCCAAAATGTCAAGCAGTTATCGCAAAGAACTCCTgctaaaaatatctttatttcctgtgtgtgtgtgtgtgtgtgtgtcggcatATGGTGGACCTTGGAGAGGGAATATTAAGATTCTCTCCATGATCGTTTATAGTGCTGCAAGGACTTGTctcatgacacacacaaacacacacacacacactctctctctctctctgtctctctctctctctctctctctctctctctctctctctctctctctttttctttctctcatcaAATCATTAATATTCTTGAATCTGCACAATCTGCTAGAGTGCAGGTTGTTCTGAGCCAGATGGATTTATGTGCCACTGACCTCCTGCACAACAGATTAATGGGCCACTTTTTATTTTCTATGCATCAGAAAGGAGTACAGAAGCCTGACagaaatgaaataatatttttcccCCCTCCCGTTTAAGTAAGGCTTCTCTTAAGTAGACTGATTTAAATTCATGGCATGTTTTTGAGGTCTACTACTTGTAGGCCAATGATTTTCAAGCAGACGGAGGATGTAGATACTTGTCTGACTGATGTTGAGCAACAGGGCATGACCGTTGTTGTCCTGTTCTTATGCAACAGAAGTCCAGAACTGTGTCAGTCTCTTATTATTAGATAACCCCATCTTATGTTACGAGGGGAATGGGAGGCATGCAGGACTCTTGTAAACCTTTAAAGGATGTGAATGAAGTGCTGCTGTTTCGTAATCCTGCATTAACTGTTTATGTAACATACTCAAGACCCTATCTTGGAACATTAGACCACGTAAGCTGAACCAACGTCATAGCTGACCAATCAAGAGAAAGGGGCTTTTTTCCACCATTATACCCCTGGAAATGCATTAGATGCTTGCAGGGCAAATACTCTGCACATTCTCTCAGCTTTCTTAACAGTGTGGGACATAATTGTTGTCAGTCTTTTCAAATGAATGACTACCTTGTCATTCTTGTCAATAAAATCATGGTTTTAAATCCACATCTTCTGTCTCCCCGTCTCTCTTCAGCTCTATCGTAAAGCTGTACAACAGATGACACAAACACTGATCCGTAAGCTCACCACACTGAGTCAGTACGAGGAGGCTCTGGCCAAGATTAACTCCTCTGTGACCGACAGACTAACAGTGCTGAAGACCAAACCTCAGTCCATCCAGAGAGACATTCTGTCCATCTGCAGCGACCCCTTCACCCTGGCACAGCAGCTCACACACATTGAACTGGTGAGTGGGACTTCCTCCGTTTGCATGACCTTACACTCCTCAGCTCACTGTGGGTTTGGATTGATTTGTTTACTAAATCAATAACTTATGTGGGTTGTTTTCAAGGTGACCATTTGGTATAACTGCAAAGGTTAAGTTGATGTCATCATCTTTATTTTTCAGGAAAGACTGAGCTACATCGGACCAGAGGAGTTCATTCAGGCACTTGTTCAGAAGGACCCTCTTGATAACGACAAGGTCAGCAAGGTCAACTAAAAATATACACAATTCAAATATTATGTCTTGCTCTCACTACAACAAATATCCGACTTTGACAAATCAATACTCACAATGTTTACGTTAACCCTTGGGTTCGATGCGCTGTCACCTATTTCACACAACGTTCACAGCACATTCCTCGTCTAATCTATCATCGCCCAAGCTTCCCTCGTCACGTTCCACACAGTGTCCTTCTGAGGACTAAGCCTAGCAACTGGTTTCTCACAATGACCTTCCAAAAGTTTGCTCAGCCCTGCCTTGTAATGCCTGTTGCCGTCTGGCTGCTAGGCAACAGCCCGTGtgcatttttctcttttgttctGGTCGCTGTCTCTCCAGAGGGTCCTTGTGCATTGCCATGGCTCTCTGATGTTTTCCGTCAAAGGTAGAGTAGGGTGGATTGGGCATTGTGAGATGGACGACACAATGAGACCGTAGGAATGTGAAGAATGTAGGGTTAGAGTGACCCAAGCTTTCAGACAGGGTGTCTGTACACATTCCCCAAACAGATAATAGCACAGGGCCCAGTGAGCGCTCTGATTCAATGTGCATTGTTGGAGATCATCAGTCATCTCCGAGGCCTTTGTTCTTGGGATCGGAATGTAGGAATCACAGATCCCGGCATTCAATGTTCTGTGAGATCACTTAAAGGGCAATATTTCACAGATGATGAACTGTTTAAATTCATGCCAAACGGTTTACAGCTCAGGATTTTGGATGAAAAATCAATGCACCGACACTTAATTTCTGGCTGATACAGGAAAATTAAAATGGCAGATGTTATAAATCTATGCTAGTttgttaaaaagaaaatacagtgactgatataagtaaaaaatgctgatAATTGGCAGATAACCAATATGGTGCCGGTGAGATAAAGACCGTTTAAAAAGTAAACTGGAAAACATTATGGCACAATGTCCTGAATTTAGCTCTTGACCAAACTCAAGCCTCATTTTAATTAACATGATGATATTGACCTTTTGAAATTTGGACTCTTGCAGAGATGCTTTAGTGATCACAAAAAAGCAAGTAACCTGGAGGCTTATGTGGAGTGGTTCAACAGACTCAGCTATCTGGTGGCGACGGAGATCTGCATGGTAATTATCTGCTTTTATTGCTTTGACTCATCCAGCAACTTTTCTGCAGGTTGTTACACATTAAGTGATTCTAATGTGATTTAAAATATAAGCCTTGTAGAAaatatacactacctttcaaaggaGTCCGTAAGTTCATAATGTCATGTCGATCTTTCAATTCATCAGAAAACCCTGGAAAAACTGAACCACAGTTTCAACGAGAacatttagcagcacaactgttttcagcatagaTGACAAGAAAAGTATCTTGAAGAGCAATTGGGCATATTAAgtggatcgtgtgacactgaagaaaattcagctttgtcatgacaggaataaattataattaaaagaatatttcacaattatacctttttttttttgatccaatAATTGCAATCTTGGGGAGCATCAGTGAGCAtcagagacagagaaaaaaaaatcttaccgaccccaacttttgaatggttgtgtagaTATTCTTAGATTTTATATCATGAAAGTTtctaaactaaatatttaatgaTCTTTTAAATTAGAAGTTATGAATATGACTTTTTTGATGTTCAtaaatttttcttgtttttttatgcAGCCGGTCAAGAAGAAACATCGGGCTCGAGTCATTGAGTTCTTCATCGATGTGGCACGAGAATGCTTCAACATTGGCAACTTCAACTCGCTCATGGCCATCATAAGTGAGTATTTTGCCGTCCCTAGCTACAATTTTCTCCGATTCATACAGCTACAGAAAGCTCGTTTGTTCCCCAAAAATCAGTTGCTCTTgtacacttagacacacacaacATTGTCTACAGACTCTTCAAACAATTTATcactttatttgtgtgtttgttgagCTCTGTGGAGAGTCTTCTTTAGCTATTCGTCAAGGTTTAGATAAATAATTTTTGCTTTCTGTTGACTAATTTTGATTAATCTGTATCAGTCCATTCATTGTTCAGTAATCTACAGAGAATCTTTAGCAAAAATATTCCAAACATTTTTGTTGTTTGTGTTGGCCTTCTGATAATATATAGTACACTTTACCAGTGATAATATAATGATTAGCTTCATTAATCATTTACTCAGTTCTCTGAGCACCCGCCCAGGCCTGTGCCTGAGGCATTATGGGTAGGGGAACAGGGGTGGAGAGAGCCAGGAGAAGAGGCAGCTGTTCAGCCGGTGTGAGCAAGAGCTGCAACGAGGGAGCGGCATCCCTCTGGCAGATGGTCGGTGCTGACCAATCCAATAGACTCATTGAGAGGGGGATTGTGGGAGGGAGTGGAACCAGCTGTCCTTACCCTGGTCATTCCCTGGAGACGAGCCCACGGGCCGGGGCTCTTACACAAGCCTCTCTCCCTGGAGATGGAAGGCCGATATTAAAGCCACTGAAAGAGAACAAACAAGTCATGGGAAAGGTTGATCACTCCTGCTTGTGTGTTTTGGAGGCAACGTACATTGTGTGACGTGAAGGGAGCATCAGAGTATGGCTAGGACTGAAAGATCATTCTCTCTGGTGTCATGTTTGAGTGCCGAAGGAGCTCTGGGCCTGACACCTGTTAGTATTGACAGATTGTTAATGGTACCAAAGCTCAGATGGCTCTTTTGTAGATGAATAGTTACTGTAAGCTATTGTTCATGCTTAACACCGGGGAAGAAAGATCTGAAATGACTTTTCAGTTTTAGATACGGTTCACAATATATTCAGCTGTATTCAGTATATCAATGTTTTCCTTGTTCCAGCAACTAATTCCTTTGTCTCCCTGAAGctattttacttctgtaatttAACCCATActgcaattaaattatttttattcagctaggacacattaacttgatcaaaagtcaaagacatttaaagatttctatctattcatcaaagaatcctgaaaatggtttccaccaaaaaaatatgaagaagcaaaagtgtgtgtctttttttttaagcacaatagtattactaatacattttaaaatatattcaaataaaaaaagacttacttTAAATAccttaataaatgcagccttggtgagcatgagagacctACACAAGCATATAACAACCCcaaattttgtgtatttgtgtataaaaaagaaaagaaaaaaaagcgtgTTTTATATAAACCAAAATGGAGCCAGGGAACAATACAAATAATGTGTTAGGAAAGTAGTTGAGGTCAATTttggttttgcatttattttaaagctccAGAAACAAGTAGATTAACATCTAATTAAGAACTAGCACAAATCAGTACAGAAGAATCTGATTGGTGGACCCACCACTAGTGATTTCCAGTCAACACTCTGAGCTCATCTGGTCATTAGTGCTGACTGCACAAGCCCACCGTGACCTCGGCACTATAAGCTTCACCTATTGTCGGAGGGAAATGGTGCTCCTGCTAATGTCACTGTTCATGTGAGCTCATGGGCTTAAACTGCTCCATTTGCCATAGAGAAACTGCACCTCTGACAGGAAACAGTGTGCTGACCTGTGTCTCTTTCTATGTGTGTCTTTCAGCTGGGATGAATATGAGCCCAGTGTCGCGGCTCAAGAAGACCTGGGGCAAAGTCAAAACGGACAAATTTGATATACTGGAGGTATGCATTTCATCATGTTGGGATTGATATTGTCTTTTTACAGCAGAGGGTGGGTGTGACTCACTGAAGTGAGGGGAACGTGTAGGGTACAACATGAGTGGGAAGAAATCATGGTGAATGCAGTGCTGACATGGCACTAATCATATTAAGTGTCCGACTCTGGCTCTTGTCCCCGTAACTCATCCATGCATGATGCTCAAACCCCTGACAGTATGGACGCCATATCTTGCCAATTTTAGTCTCAAGTGGGCGAGAATTGTTGCTTTTGTGTCATCATTTTTCTGAAGCACTGCAATTATCGCTTTGAGTGGTTGTGCAAATGTTTACAAAGCTTTTAAGGCCAAATTTGAGAGGGGATGAGACCTTTAAGGCTTTAATTTTGAATCTGcatactgtttttactgtctAAAGAGGGTTTGTTGGTCTTTATTTTTAGACAGAAAAAGGCCTTGAACTTGATATATGACTTATGTACAGGACACACACCTACACACGGTTCAGTCTCGCAGCATTTTGATGTGTAAATAGGGactgtatttctgtatttctcGTCTTCAGGGAGGTTCAGCACTTTCTTTTCTCTCACTCTGCCTTCCTCTTGCTTTGTTCTAAGACAATGGAGGATTGTAGGATAAAAGACTGTCGTGCCTTCCCTGTAGAAAATCTTTAATGCTAAAGCTGCAGATATTCACCTCTAGCCTCTAATAAAGGTTATATAGCTTGTTCACCTAAAATGgttttcaatttttcaaaattttgtgATGTCTTGTGAGACTATATGTAGCCTTACTACATATAGTACGCTGCGCTATTTGTGATCCAATAAATGTAGtgttggtgagcatgagagacttcattaaaaaattgaaaaaaataatactgaccccaaacctttaatCCATAATGTATCTAAGAAACTGCTGCTTTAAAGCTGGTTTATGAAAACTGAACTTTTGTGAGCGTCTCACTCGCCGGCAAAAAGTTTTAATGAAGACTGAAAGTGCATGACTTAATAAAAGTCCCATAAAAGAAGATCCcataatgaatattaattagagtGAATCATGTTGGTTTAAGTTCTAACCGAGACTTAACTATGTAGAATGGGCTTAGAGCTCATTAGATAACCTTAGTTTGTAAATTTTTCCCGAGTCCCGAGGTTGATGCATAAACCTGATTTTGTTTCAATCCTCAGCACCAGATGGATCCCTCTAGCAATTTCTACAACTACAGAACAGCGCTGCGAGGAGCCACTCAGAGATCCATCACTGCTCACAGTAGCAGAGAGAAGGTAATGAGCTTTGTTTCTCCTTCCTGAAGTTTTCTCACGTAAACTGTAGGAACGTTTGTTTCATTACAATGTTTGGATTCCCAATCCAGAAGTATCATATTTACACTAATTTGAGGTAGCGTCTGCCCTCTttgtaatatgtaatgtaatataaagaGTAGAGGACAGTGGGCCATTTGAGGATGATTTGCTGAAGGCAAGGCGTCAGATGGGACATACTGTTTCCTCTTCAATATATGCTCCATTCTCGTTATAAGCACATTGGCAGTCGGCCAGTTAACATGTTTTGATACTCTGAAGTGTTTTCTGTGATCAACCTCAAAGTCCATCCGTTATTTGaggccccgtttacactagtgcgttatctttttaaaatgatgttttagaATTAAAACGAGCATTTACACTGCCATTTCAGCTGCGTTTCAGAAACGATCTCTGTCTACACTACATAACCGCATGTTACGTGACCATTCATGTGCACTGGGCATGTGCGTAAACCAGCAGTCGGTTGCTAGTCACTGGCAGGTTCAACAATGGGCATGATTACTGTTCATGATACGGTTACACGGTCATCAAGGATACACAGAGATCACAGAGTTGTGCAGCCACGCCATCGTTTTCCAAAGTCTCCGTTTTGGTCTGATAACACTGAAACGCAACGCtggagttttcaaactaaaaa
Above is a window of Carassius carassius chromosome 4, fCarCar2.1, whole genome shotgun sequence DNA encoding:
- the LOC132139511 gene encoding ras-GEF domain-containing family member 1B-A-like isoform X2, translating into MSGASSCAAIRRQTSAGLIYSGVSVPFEDKMPQTPPFPAMYGSNGYNNNLYKAKEEDYEGLYYHDNNLVSGSLEALIEHLVPTVAYYPDRTYIFTFLLSSRLFIHPYELMSKVCHLCVDQQRLTDPQADKARVRKIAPKILQLLTEWTETFPYDFRDERMMKSLKELTHRLSTGDELYRKAVQQMTQTLIRKLTTLSQYEEALAKINSSVTDRLTVLKTKPQSIQRDILSICSDPFTLAQQLTHIELERLSYIGPEEFIQALVQKDPLDNDKRCFSDHKKASNLEAYVEWFNRLSYLVATEICMPVKKKHRARVIEFFIDVARECFNIGNFNSLMAIITGMNMSPVSRLKKTWGKVKTDKFDILEHQMDPSSNFYNYRTALRGATQRSITAHSSREKIVIPFFSLLIKDIYFLNEGCASRLPTGHVNFEKFWELAKQVMEFMTWKKVECPFDRDRKILQYLLTAPVFSEDALYLASYESEGPENNMEKDRWKSLRSSLLNRT
- the LOC132139511 gene encoding ras-GEF domain-containing family member 1B-A-like isoform X1, whose product is MAKFLAELLGCTLPEKGASPMFECRSQPHIGLRHVTKQRPTIFGTLIEKPLGDHNADKMPQTPPFPAMYGSNGYNNNLYKAKEEDYEGLYYHDNNLVSGSLEALIEHLVPTVAYYPDRTYIFTFLLSSRLFIHPYELMSKVCHLCVDQQRLTDPQADKARVRKIAPKILQLLTEWTETFPYDFRDERMMKSLKELTHRLSTGDELYRKAVQQMTQTLIRKLTTLSQYEEALAKINSSVTDRLTVLKTKPQSIQRDILSICSDPFTLAQQLTHIELERLSYIGPEEFIQALVQKDPLDNDKRCFSDHKKASNLEAYVEWFNRLSYLVATEICMPVKKKHRARVIEFFIDVARECFNIGNFNSLMAIITGMNMSPVSRLKKTWGKVKTDKFDILEHQMDPSSNFYNYRTALRGATQRSITAHSSREKIVIPFFSLLIKDIYFLNEGCASRLPTGHVNFEKFWELAKQVMEFMTWKKVECPFDRDRKILQYLLTAPVFSEDALYLASYESEGPENNMEKDRWKSLRSSLLNRT